A single region of the Drosophila miranda strain MSH22 chromosome 2, D.miranda_PacBio2.1, whole genome shotgun sequence genome encodes:
- the LOC108156281 gene encoding TATA-binding protein-associated factor 172, with protein sequence MTSRLDRLFILLESGSTAATRQAAAKQIGEVQKLYPQELHVLLNRLVGYLHSSSWETRIAAAQTVEAILKQVPAWQPEEQLGGVAGAGAGIIIKKERPSSDGTAEEDSCQSSGSSTTGGSERMLSFDEFDLQQILHKGARLIGSEGNEFDVQEEQPASGGGAEEEQQRSVASRLSRQRALLNDKLGLTAAAKMGVNLTDMITDEDVALARSGTNYNVNAEKMPVEHILNIKPQAAAANGKTLSCREMNRAKRKARQGTTTTAASSVTPTCSRRNSNSNHSTGSNSNGNGNGNGNGATSAPVATIAAAATVAAPAGDEPEKKKLKSSVGQEIFYSLNAAVPDATGTWVDAISWPLDNFCSRLFIDLFHAKWEVRHGAATALRELINQHAQGAGKSLTQTREQMHEAHSRWLEDAALRLLCVLSLDRFGDFVSDQVVAPVRETCAQVLGTLVKELEASKVQRIVNILLQLIQHKNEWEVRHGGLLGLKYVFVVREELLPIYIPQSISNILIGLLDAVDDVGAVAAATLIPVSACLPKLLSPVQVSSIVKMLWDLLLDQDELTSACNSFMGLLAAILCLPQAANWIEMEPMATLVPRLWPFLSHSTSSVRRSTLKTLLTLTSADKQLKIKQEKDEEDQPKMKLNFGVKDWKSELLRQALRHIYQRILVEPQADIQGLARQVWSNLIEHADLGALLIAACPYVSSWICLSMQPPKLAFDPSVLIRAGSGGGDPATGIPSRRRTARIGDDLGGGILAHANAQQKLYLGGSEATPLDLREANFMRARISSSRALGALSHYLVQPAPGVVYTPQMESPTDLYTKVLLGHLNAHSAVQRIVCGLIIAFWALEDEPVRPGPPNLQEKLHQCVSEYVYYDEVATSLTRLLQEAQDFIATLKQNKIPINDFNNAKILTLEQIEAVATTLSDNLRSLALKPKLLDMLEERRRSLQASYQQTTSEQGAYHVSAQAALAGAICALHCLPEKLNPVVKPLMESIKREQCVQLQQLSAEFLVHLMDQVCDRNPSPNSKILKNLCTLLRSDADHTPMLVMPQQTLTQIQGQPQNTSGASSSCLYYGILTLTLQQAMTSGSGSNSSGGTRGTGTASTGSSRGPGRPPASEILAAAAAASAHVELKVQQAKEAEAKQCRIQRLGAACTIAKLCSTFGEHMLEKVTIFQQLMFGKVAQFVQETDLLKLANTLPELQACTELIGSLQLIETAAPHLHQALHPQMYALLPPLGFIVRHPLKAVRHMAARCIAVLAEINACMTMNFVVQELLPLLGKIEQLIERQGAVEAIERVVSRLQIKVVPYIVLLVVPLLGAMSDPNEAVRLLSTHCFANLVQLMPLDGGCKTEQLKSEPLQARRTRDREFLDYLFNPKSIPNYQVPVPISVELRCYQQAGINWLWFLNKYNLHGILCDDMGLGKTLQTICILAGDHLQRQAAAHTNLPSLVICPPTLTGHWVYEVEKFLGQSSVLRPLHYFGFPLGREKLRSEIGTTCNLVVASYDTVRKDIDFFRGIHFNYCVLDEGHIIKNGKTKSSKAIKQLKANHRLILSGTPIQNNVLELWSLFDFLMPGFLGTEKQFIQRFSRPILASRDAKSSPKEQEAGVLAMEALHRQVLPFLLRRVKEDVLKDLPPKITQDLLCELSPLQLRLYEDFSSKHLKGCLDKFGETTAVASTENLSNKTHIFQALRYLQNVCNHPKLVLRQSEELSHVSAQLALSNSCLDDIEHSAKLPALKQLLLDCGIGVQTESVSQHRALIFCQLKAMLDIVEHDLLRRHLPSVTYLRLDGSVPASQRQDIVNNFNSDPSIDVLLLTTLVGGLGLNLTGADTVIFVEHDWNPMKDLQAMDRAHRIGQKKVVNVYRLITRNSLEEKIMGLQKFKILTANTVVSAENASLQTMGTSQIFDLFNGGNGKAGGGSAATETQSAAGGMSVNTFIENMPELWSEHQYEEEYDLGNFVQALKK encoded by the exons ATGACATCTCG ACTTGATCGACTGTTCATCCTACTCGAGTCGGGGTCCACAGCGGCCACACGTCAAGCGGCCGCCAAGCAGATTGGCGAAGTTCAAAAACTCTATCCGCAGGAGCTGCATGTGCTGCTCAATCGGCTGGTCGGCTACCTGCACAGCTCGTCATGGGAGACGCGCATTGCGGCAGCCCAGACCGTGGAGGCCATACTCAAGCAGGTGCCCGCATGGCAACCCGAAGAACAGTTGGGCGGAGTGGCGGGCGCTGGAGCGGGAATCATAATAAAGAAGGAAAGACCGTCGAGCGATGGGACCGCCGAAGAGGATAGCTGCCAGTCGAGTGGATCCTCGACAACTGGCGGCAGCGAGCGGATGCTGAGCTTCGACGAGTTCGATCTGCAGCAGATCCTCCACAAGGGAGCGCGTCTAATCGGCTCCGAGGGCAATGAGTTCGATgtgcaggaggagcagccggCGAGTGGCGGGGGAGCGGAGGAAGAGCAGCAGCGGAGCGTGGCCAGTCGCCTGAGTCGACAGCGAGCGCTGCTCAACGACAAACTCGGGCTAACGGCAGCCGCCAAGATGGGTGTCAATCTCACGGACATGATCACCGACGAGGATGTGGCACTGGCGCGGAGTGGCACCAACTACAATGTGAACGCCGAGAAGATGCCCGTGGAGCATATACTGAACATAAAGCCACAGGCGGCGGCAGCCAACGGGAAGACCCTGAGCTGCAGGGAAATGAATCGAGCGAAGCGCAAGGCCCGGCAAGGGACGACCACGACGGCTGCCTCCTCCGTGACGCCCACCTGCAGTCGCCGCAACTCGAACAGCAATCACAGCactggcagcaacagcaacggcaacggcaatggcaatgggaaTGGTGCCACAAGCGCGCCAGTGGCCACCATcgcagcggcagcgacagTCGCAGCCCCCGCCGGCGATGAGCCAGAGAAAAAGAAACTAAAGTCGAGCGTTGGTCAGGAGATATTTTACAGCTTAAATG CCGCCGTACCGGATGCCACTGGCACTTGGGTCGATGCCATTTCGTGGCCCTTGGATAACTTTTGTTCGCGCCTCTTCATCGATCTATTTCATGCCAAATGGGAGGTACGCCACGGCGCAGCCACAGCCCTGCGCGAACTGATCAACCAGCATGCCCAGGGCGCTGGGAAGTCGCTCACTCAAACGAGAGAACAAATGCACGAGGCGCACAGTCGCTGGCTGGAGGATGCGGCACTACGTCTGCTCTGTGTCCTGTCCTTGGACCGTTTCGGGGACTTTGTCTCCGACCAGGTGGTGGCGCCAGTGCGCGAGACTTGCGCCCAAGTACTGGGGACCCTCGTCAAGGAGCTTGAGGCATCGAAGGTGCAGCGGATTGTGAACATACTGCTGCAGTTGATCCAGCACAAGAACGAGTGGGAGGTGCGCCACGGGGGGTTGCTCGGCCTGAAGTATGTGTTTGTGGTGAGGGAGGAGCTGCTGCCGATCTACATTCCCCAATCGATCTCCAACATACTGATCGGCCTGCTGGACGCCGTGGATGATGTGggggctgtggctgcggcCACATTGATACCCGTCTCCGCCTGCCTGCCGAAGCTGCTGAGCCCCGTGCAGGTCTCTTCGATCGTGAAGATGCTGTGGGATCTGCTGCTCGATCAGGATGAGCTGACGTCCGCCTGCAATAGTTTTATGGGCCTCCTGGCGGCCATTCTGTGTCTGCCGCAGGCTGCCAACTGGATAGAAATGGAGCCGATGGCCACTCTCGTGCCACGCCTGTGGCCCTTTCTCTCGCACAGCACAAGTTCGGTGCGCAGATCGACGCTCAAGACGCTTCTCACCCTCACCAGTGCGGATAAGCAGCTGAAGATTAAGCAGGAGAAGGACGAGGAGGATCAGCCCAAAATGAAGCTCAACTTTGGCGTCAAGGATTGGAAGTCGGAGCTGCTGAGGCAGGCCCTCAGGCACATCTATCAGCGGATACTGGTGGAGCCTCAGGCGGATATACAGGGACTGGCGCGTCAGGTGTGGTCCAATCTCATCGAGCATGCGGATCTGGGCGCGCTGCTGATTGCCGCCTGTCCGTATGTCTCCTCCTGGATCTGCCTGTCGATGCAGCCCCCCAAGTTGGCCTTCGATCCATCGGTACTCATCAGAGCAGGCAGCGGCGGTGGTGACCCAGCGACTGGAATCCCCTCTCGAAGGCGGACTGCACGGATTGGCGACGACCTGGGCGGCGGCATCCTGGCGCACGCGAATGCCCAGCAAAAACTGTATTTGGGCGGCAGCGAGGCGACTCCGTTGGACCTAAGAGAGGCGAACTTTATGCGCGCCAGGATCTCCTCATCGCGGGCACTCGGGGCACTCTCCCATTACCTGGTGCAGCCAGCTCCCGGAGTGGTGTACACCCCCCAGATGGAGAGTCCCACGGATCTGTACACGAAAGTGCTTCTGGGGCATCTGAATGCCCACTCGGCAGTGCAGCGGATCGTCTGCGGGCTGATTATTGCCTTCTGGGCGCTGGAGGATGAGCCAGTGCGTCCGGGGCCACCGAATCTGCAGGAGAAACTGCATCAGTGCGTAAGCGAATACGTGTACTACGATGAGGTGGCCACCTCCCTGACCAGACTGCTGCAGGAGGCGCAGGACTTTATAGCCACGCTGAAGCAGAACAAGATCCCCATCAATGACTTTAACAATGCCAAGATCCTGACCCTCGAGCAGATCGAGGCAGTGGCCACCACACTGAGCGACAATCTGCGCAGCCTGGCCCTCAAGCCGAAGCTCCTGGACATGCTCGAGGAGCGGCGACGCAGCCTGCAGGCCTCCTACCAGCAGACGACCAGTGAGCAGGGCGCCTACCATGTGAGTGCCCAGGCAGCACTCGCCGGAGCCATTTGCGCCCTCCACTGCCTGCCCGAGAAGCTGAATCCGGTGGTGAAGCCTCTGATGGAGTCCATTAAGCGGGAACAGTGCGTCCAACTGCAACAGCTCTCCGCCGAGTTCCTGGTCCACCTGATGGATCAGGTTTGTGATAGAAATCCTAGTCCAAACAGCAAGATTCTGAAGAATCTGTGCACTCTTCTGCGCAGCGATGCAGACCATACGCCTATGCTG GTGATGCCACAGCAAACCCTCACGCAGATACAGGGACAGCCACAGAACACTTCGGgtgccagcagcagctgccttTACTACGGCATACTGACACTCACCCTCCAGCAGGCCATGACGTCTGGCAGTGGCTCCAACAGCAGTGGCGGCACGCGTGGCACTGGAACAGCGTCCACCGGATCTTCGCGCGGTCCCGGACGACCGCCGGCGAGCGAGATCTTGGCTGCCGCCGCAGCGGCCTCAGCGCACGTGGAGCTGAAAGTGCAGCAGGCCAAGGAGGCAGAGGCCAAGCAGTGTCGCATTCAGCGCCTGGGAGCCGCTTGCACCATCGCCAAGCTGTGCAGCACCTTTGGGGAGCACATGCTCGAGAAGGTGACCATATTCCAGCAGCTAATGTTCGGGAAGGTCGCGCAGTTTGTCCAAGAAACGGACCTGCTGAAGCTGGCCAACACTCTGCCAGAGCTGCAGGCATGCACCGAGCTGATTGGCTCCCTGCAGCTGATCGAGACAGCGGCCCCGCATCTGCACCAGGCACTGCATCCGCAGATGTACGCCCTGCTCCCTCCCCTGGGATTCATTGTGAGGCATCCCCTGAAGGCAGTGCGACACATGGCGGCCCGCTGCATTGCCGTGCTGGCGGAGATCAATGCCTGCATGACGATGAACTTTGTGGTGCAGGAGCTGCTGCCGTTGCTCGGCAAGATTGAGCAGCTCATCGAACGACAGGGTGCAGTGGAGGCCATTGAGCGTGTGGTCAGTCGGCTGCAGATCAAGGTGGTGCCGTACATAGTCCTGCTGGTGGTGCCCCTGCTCGGGGCCATGAGCGACCCGAATGAGGCCGTGCGCCTGCTGTCCACCCACTGCTTTGCCAATCTGGTGCAGCTGATGCCCCTGGACGGCGGCTGCAAGACGGAGCAGCTGAAGAGCGAGCCGTTGCAGGCGCGAAGGACGCGCGATCGGGAGTTCCTCGACTACCTTTTCAATCCCAAGTCCATTCCGAACTACCAGGTGCCAGTGCCGATCAGCGTGGAGCTGCGCTGCTACCAGCAGGCGGGCATCAATTGGCTGTGGTTCCTCAACAAGTACAACCTGCACGGCATACTCTGCGACGACATGGGTCTGGGCAAGACCCTCCAGACCATCTGCATCCTGGCCGGCGATCATCTGCAGCGCCAGGCGGCGGCGCACACCAATCTCCCGAGTCTCGTGATCTGTCCGCCGACCCTCACAGGCCACTGGGTGTACGAGGTGGAGAAGTTCCTCGGCCAGAGCTCTGTGCTGCGGCCCCTCCACTACTTTGGCTTCCCCCTCGGGCGCGAGAAGCTGCGCAGTGAGATTGGGACGACGTGCAACCTCGTTGTGGCCTCCTACGACACGGTCCGCAAGGACATCGACTTCTTCCGTGGCATCCACTTCAACTACTGCGTCCTGGACGAGGGGCACATCATCAAGAACGGCAAGACCAAGAGCTCAAAGGCCATCAAGCAGCTGAAGGCGAACCACAGGCTGATCCTCTCGGGCACGCCCATCCAGAACAATGTCCTGGAGCTGTGGTCCCTCTTCGACTTCCTTATGCCGGGCTTCCTGGGCACCGAGAAGCAGTTTATCCAACGCTTCTCGCGCCCCATTTTGGCATCGCGCGATGCCAAGAGTTCACCCAAAGAGCAGGAGGCCGGTGTCCTGGCCATGGAGGCATTGCATCGCCAGGTCCTGCCCTTCCTGCTGCGCCGTGTCAAGGAGGATGTGCTCAAGGATCTGCCACCGAAAATAACCCAGGATCTGCTGTGTGAGCTGAGTCCCCTCCAACTGCGACTCTACGAGGACTTTAGCAGCAAACACCTGAAGGGATGCTTGGATAAGTTCGGGGAAACGACGGCGGTGGCCTCGACGGAGAATCTCAGCAACAAGACGCACATCTTCCAGGCCCTGCGCTACCTGCAGAACGTATGCAATCACCCCAAGCTGGTGCTCCGCCAATCCGAGGAGCTGTCCCACGTGTCCGCCCAGCTGGCGCTCTCCAACAGCTGCCTGGACGACATTGAACACTCGGCCAAGTTGCCAGCCCTGAA ACAACTTCTCCTCGACTGCGGCATTGGTGTGCAAACGGAGTCAGTCAGCCAGCATCGGGCGCTCATTTTTTGCCAGCTGAAGGCCATGCTGGACATTGTGGAGCACGATCTGCTGCGGCGGCACCTTCCCAGCGTCACGTACTTGCGGCTGGATGGCAGTGTGCCCGCCTCCCAGCGCCAGGATATAGTCAATAACTTTAATAGCGATCCCAGCATTGATGTACTGCTCCTGACCACGCTG GTTGGCGGCTTGGGTCTGAATTTAACTGGGGCCGACACCGTCATCTTTGTGGAGCACGACTGGAATCCCATGAAGGATCTGCAGGCCATGGATCGAGCCCACCGAATCGGCCAGAAGAAGGTGGTCAATGTGTATCGCCTGATCACCCGCAACTCGCTCGAGGAGAAGATCATGGGGCTGCAGAAGTTCAAAATCCTCACCGCCAATACGGTGGTGAGTGCCGAGAATGCCTCGCTCCAGACGATGGGCACCTCGCAGATCTTCGATCTCTTCAATGGAGGCAATGGCAAGGCTGGCGGCGGATCAGCCGCCACGGAAACACAATCTGCTGCTGGTGGCATGTCCGTGAACACGTTCATCGAGAACATGCCGGAGCTGTGGTCCGAGCACCAGTACGAGGAGGAGTACGATTTGGGCAACTTTGTGCAGGCACTGAAAAAATAA